In Patescibacteria group bacterium, the genomic window TTGGTTCTTACGGAGCGTCCCGTCCAATATCGGGCTCATGCTTGACCTCTCGGTGCAGGAGCTTGAGAAGGTAGTGTACTTTGCAAATTTCATCGTGCTCAAGGTGAATGAGGAGTTGAGGCAGGCAACCCTTCAGCAAGTCCAGGATGAGCACAAGACGAGGAAGAAGGAGATTGAGCGGGAGTGGGAACAAACGCACAGCGCTCTCATGGCGGATAAAAACGCGAGCGGCGTCAGCGAGCGTGTGGTCCAGCTCCAGCGGCAAAAGGAAGAGCGTCTTAAGGAGCTGGAGAGCGCCGTAATACTTGCGCGTAAGGAAATCACCGAATTGAAACCGCTCATGACCATGTCGGAGTCGCAGTACCAGGATTTGGCGCTGAAGTACGGCCATGTATTTGAAGCGGGGATTGGCGCGGAAGCAGTCTACGAACTACTCAAGAGCATCGACCTTGCCGCGCTCGTGCGCGAGCTTGAGGATGAAGCGCATGAAGTGGTGGCGTCAAAACAGAAAAGGGTTTTAAAGCGGCTGAAGCTCACGAAAACATTTCTCCTCAATGGGATACGCCCGGAATGGCTGGTGCTTACCGTCGTGCCTGTAGTACCTCCTGATTTGCGTCCGATGGTGCAGCTTGATGGAGGGCGTTTCGCCGCGTCCGACTTGAATGACCTCTACCGCCGCGTCATCAACCGCAATAATCGCCTGAAGCGCCTACTGGAACTTAATGCGCCTGAGGTGATTACCAGGAATGAAAAACGCATGTTGCAGGAAGCAGTGGACGCTTTGATTGACAACAGCGCGCGCCACGGCAAAACCGTCACCGCGTCCACCGGGCAGAAGAGGATGCTCAAATCCCTTGCCGATATTTTGAAGGGGAAACAAGGGCGTTTCCGCCAGAACCTGTTGGGGAAGCGCGTGGACTATTCCGGACGTTCGGTCATCGTGGTGGGGCCGCATCTTTTACTCCACCAATGCGGGCTCCCTAAGAGAATGGCGCTCGAACTTTTCAAGCCGTTCGTGATTGCGAAGCTCATCGCGGGAGAATACGTCCATAACGTGCGTTCTGCCAACCGGTTTATCGAATCCGGGCGGAGCGAAGTGTGGGATATTCTTGAAGAGGTGACGAAAAATTCCCACGTCTTGCTCAACCGCGCGCCCACCCTGCACCGGTTGGGAATCGAGGCGTTTCAGCCGATCCTTATTGAAGGGAAAGCAATTCAGGTCCACCCTCTGGTGTGCCCTCCTTTCAACGCGGATTTCGACGGAGACCAGATGGCGGTGCATGTGCCGCTCACGGAAGAGGCAAAAAAAGAAGCGCGGGAGTTGATGCTCGCGTCCCGTAATATTTTAAAACCCGCGACAGGCGATCCCGTGATGGCTCCCCAGCAAGATCTCGTCTTGGGCTGTTTCTATCTTTCAACGTTTACGCGCGAGTCCTCTGAACTTCCCCAAACCGCATTAAAAAAGTTTTTCAATTCGGACGAGGCACTTACCGCATATGAAGTGGGCAGTATCCGTTTGCGCGAGCGGATACTGGTGCGCTACAGAGGCGCGCTCCTTGATACTTCAGTGGGCCGCATCATATTCAATGAGACGCTTCCCGAACAACTGCGGTTCGTGAACGAGGTGCTGGACAAGTCGAGATTGCGCTCACTTATCGCAAGGAACGTGGAGCACTTTGGCATTGAACCGACCGCACTGCTGTTAGACGAGATAAAGCGACTTTCTCTTGAGTATCTCACTATGTCAGGCATCTCTTGGGGCATGGATGACCTGCCGAAACTTCCTGAAAAAGATGCGATTGTTGCGAGCGCGGATAAGGAGGTGGATGAGGTGGAATCCATGTATGAACAAGGGTTACTTACTGATGACGAGCGCCATACCAAAGTGATTGAGATTTGGGCGCGGGTGAAAGATGAAGTGACGAAAATATCCAAAAAAAGCCTTGA contains:
- the rpoC gene encoding DNA-directed RNA polymerase subunit beta', translating into MMFEEQHPSTDFDAIRLRLASPEVMRKWSYGEVTKPETINYRTQKPEKDGLFDERIFGPTKDWECYCGKYKRIRYKGIVCDKCGVEVTRAVVRRERMGHINLAAPVTHIWFLRSVPSNIGLMLDLSVQELEKVVYFANFIVLKVNEELRQATLQQVQDEHKTRKKEIEREWEQTHSALMADKNASGVSERVVQLQRQKEERLKELESAVILARKEITELKPLMTMSESQYQDLALKYGHVFEAGIGAEAVYELLKSIDLAALVRELEDEAHEVVASKQKRVLKRLKLTKTFLLNGIRPEWLVLTVVPVVPPDLRPMVQLDGGRFAASDLNDLYRRVINRNNRLKRLLELNAPEVITRNEKRMLQEAVDALIDNSARHGKTVTASTGQKRMLKSLADILKGKQGRFRQNLLGKRVDYSGRSVIVVGPHLLLHQCGLPKRMALELFKPFVIAKLIAGEYVHNVRSANRFIESGRSEVWDILEEVTKNSHVLLNRAPTLHRLGIEAFQPILIEGKAIQVHPLVCPPFNADFDGDQMAVHVPLTEEAKKEARELMLASRNILKPATGDPVMAPQQDLVLGCFYLSTFTRESSELPQTALKKFFNSDEALTAYEVGSIRLRERILVRYRGALLDTSVGRIIFNETLPEQLRFVNEVLDKSRLRSLIARNVEHFGIEPTALLLDEIKRLSLEYLTMSGISWGMDDLPKLPEKDAIVASADKEVDEVESMYEQGLLTDDERHTKVIEIWARVKDEVTKISKKSLDRNGSVYAMIESGARGSWAQITQMMGMKGNVANPAGDLIELPVKASFKEGLEVLEYFISTHGARKGLSDTALRTANAGYLTRRLIDVSQDVVILEEDCGDTEGLAITKEDSEEMGETIAARVRGRKLAAAIKEPSTKKVIAKKGETVTDELARQIESLNLDLVKIRSALSCKTLRGLCAACYGWDLGYNKDVAKGTAVGIIAAQSIGEPGTQLTMRTFHTGGVAGSDITQGLPRVEELFEARPVKRPALMAPIEGTVAIGDAASVPGQGGRQRIITITGKELHEEKIEIGPADLDQLLVKDGEKVKRNAVLLETATKKVIAPIAGVVEVREGEGGRLLLIIKTERDATKELIVPAGIGLWVREGDTVERGDQLTEGSLDLHELFALKGKEAVQKYVIKEIQYIYSSQGQKLNDKHIEIIVRQIFSRVYIMSAGDSEFLPGEVVELSEFESMNRDIIARGKKPATSKQLLLGITKSSLSTSSFLSAASFQETARVLIDAAVSGKVDHLRGLKENVIIGRLIPAGTGFRKT